In [Phormidium] sp. ETS-05, the genomic window TCCGGAGGGAATTAAGGGAATGTTTTGGTATCCAAACTGAGGAATGCTGGCAGGGGGTAACAATAGAGATAGAGCGTCAAAAGAAAAATTTGCATTCACTGCCTCTTCCTTGACCATAAACCCCCTGGATTTTTTATGCCCTAGTTAATAGCGTTAAATATAGATGATTATGTCGATGATTTGAGTAAAAATTATGGATAGTTTAGACAATTATTAAATGATGAGCAAATAAAATTTATGCTAATCTGATAAGAAGAATCAGATTGATTGTTGAATCAGCCAAAAGTTCCTATCAAAATAGACATTTTAGTTATGACTAATCGCCTTGCCACAGCCCAAAGCCTCTACCTGCGCAAACACGCACTAAACCCGATCGATTGGTACTCATGGAGCGATGAAGCCATAGAAACTGCCCGCCGAGAAAACAAACCGATATTCTTATCTATCGGTTATTCTAGCTGCCACTGGTGTACGGTTATGGAAGGGGAAGCCTTTTCTAACGAGTCGATCGCCCAGTACATGAATGCCAACTTCATCCCCATCAAAGTCGATCGGGAAGAAAGACCGGATTTAGACAGCATTTATATGCAGTCCCTGCAATTGATGACCGGTCAGGGTGGCTGGCCCCTAAATGTTTTCCTCTCCCCCGATGACCTCGTACCTTTTTACGGCGGCACATATTTTCCCGTAGAGCCGCGTTATGGGCGTCCCGGCTTCTTACAACTGCTGCAAGCAATTCGCCGCTATTACGATGGGGAAAAAGGCAAGTTGCAAGCCTTTAAAGAAGAAATACTGGAATACTTGCACCAGGGAGCCGCTGTAGCTAAGGCGGAAGAGGTGGGGGCGACAAAAGATTTACTGTGGCGGGGTTTGAATGTCAATACGGGAATAATTGCCCGCCAGACTCCCGGTCAGAGCTTCCCGATGATTCCCTATGCTCAATTGGTCCTCCAAGGTAGCCGATTAAACTTTGAGTCCAAATATGACTTGAAGCAAGCCAGCACCCAAAGGGGATTAGATTTGGCTACTGGTGGAATTTATGACCATGTGGGGGGAGGGTTTCACCGCTACACTGTCGACCCCACCTGGACGGTGCCTCACTTTGAAAAAATGCTCTATGACAATGGTCAAATTGTGGAGTATTTGGCGCAACTGTGGGGCACAGGGGTGCAAGAACCAGCGTTCGATCGGGCGATCGCTCTCACCGTCCAATGGCTCGAGCGAGAGATGACCGCACCATCCGGTTACTTCTACGCGGCTCAAGATGCGGACAGCTTCACCACTCCCGAAGCAGTGGAACCAGAAGAAGGGCACTTTTACGTCTGGACCCACACCGAACTAGAAGCCATCCTCACCCCGGAAGAGCTAAAAGCACTCCAAGAGGATTTTACTGTGACATCAGAGGGGAATTTTGAGAGCAGCAATGTCCTGCAGCGCCGGTCTACCTACCGCTTTCCCCCACCACAGAAGCGGCATTGACGAAAATGTTTCGGGTCCGCTACGGTATAGAACCAGAGGCAGGTGCTGTATTTCCCCCGGCTCGGAATAACCAGGAAGCCAAAACCGACAAATGGCCGGGACGAATTCCGCCGGTGACGGATACCAAGGCGATCGTCGCTTGGAATGCACTAATGATTTCCGGTTTGGCAAAAGCCGCCAGCGTTTTTAGTCGCCCCTCCTACCTAAAACTCGCCCTCCGAGCCGCCGACTTTATCTTAGAAAATCAGTGGGTAGATGGGCGAATGCACCGGCTCAACTATGATGGTGTGCCAGCAGTACCGGGACAAGCGGAAGATTACTCCTTACTCATCAAAGCTCTCCTAGACTTGCACCAAGCCAGCTTGTCATTTCTGCACAACCAATCAGATACTCTTGAGAATTCATCTCCATCCAAATGGTTAGAGCAAGCGGTGAAAGTGCAGGCAGAGTTTGACCAACACCTTTGGAGCGACGAGCTGGGGGGATATTTTAACACAGCCAAAGATAGTAGCAGCAGCGTGGGAGGATTGCCCCTACTGGTGCGGGAGCGCAGCTACACCGACAGTGCCATCCCCGCACCCAATGGGGTAGCAGCTACCAACCTGATGCGTTTAGCTTTACTCACGGAAAATCTGGAATATCTCGATCGGGCTTCTGCCACTTTGCAGGCTTTTCGCAGCATTATGGAAGCCAGCCCCACCGCTTGTCCCACTTTATTTTCCGCCCTAGACTGGTATCAACATTGCACTTTAATTCGCACCAACCCAGACTTACTCGCATCCCTGAGCGGGCAGTATTTGCCCACCGCTGTTTGTCAAAAAGCCGACGAACTGCCACCAGGAGCCGTGGGGTTAGTCTGCGAGGGACTTAGTTGCAAAGAACCCGCCACCACTACAGAGCAGCTATTAGAACAGGTGTTAAATTATCAAACTAGGGAAGTTGATAATTGATAATTGATAATTGATAATTGATAATTGATAATTGATAATTGTCAATTGTCAATTGTCAATTATCACCCCATCCCCTTGGGTTGGAGGGCAGCTTTGGGATAGGCAATGCGCTTGTGATGGAATTGTTGCCAGACGCGGACGAAAATTTCAGCAATTTTGGGCATTTCTTCCCGCTTCAGACCGGAATCAACGAGCTGATTGTCTTGCCAGCGAGCCCGGAGAATTTTATTAACCATATTGAGAGCTTCTTCAGGGGTGGCGTCTTGGAGACTGCGCAAAGCCGCTTCACAGGAATCAGCCAGCATCAGGATTGCCGTTTCCCGGGACTGAGGAATCGGGCCATCGTAGCGAAAATCCGACTCTTGCACCGGAGGCAGATTTAATTCGGCAGCGCGCTGCTGGGCTTGATGGTAGAAATAAGAAATCAGCATCGTGCCCTGGTGTTCGGGGATAAATGCTTGAATTGCTTTCGGTAGGCGGCATTTTTTCGCCATTACCAGCCCTTCGGTGACGTGCTTTTTGATAATCTCGGCACTTTTGTAGGGGTCGTTAATTTCATCATGCTTGTTTGGTCCGCCCATCTGATTTTCGATAAAACCTAGGGGGTCGTGCATTTTGCCGATATCGTGGTATAGGGTGCCTGCTCGCACCAGTTCCACATTGCAACCGAGTTCTTTTGCCGCAGCTTCGGCGAGAGTGGCGACAAAGAGGGTGTGCTGGAATGTGCCCGGAGCTTCGGCAGCGAGCCGCTTCAGGGTGGGGCGATTTGGGTTAGAAAGTTCGGCGAGGCGCACCGGAGTAATTAAATCAAAGAGTTGTTCTAGATAGGGGCTAATTCCCAAAGCGATGACGCTCCAAGCTAAACCGGCTAAGCTCTGCAATGCTGCTGCTGCTAAGACGGCGTACCAGACGGAACCGGCGGTGGCGCTGAGAATAAAACTACCCACTAAGTGGACGACGCCTTGAGTCAGTCCTACCCCTAAGCCTAAAAATGCCAGTTCCTCGCGAGCCCGGGTTCGACCGGCGATCGCGCCGCCGACCAACCCCCCAGCCGCACTGGCGACAATATGCGTCACTTCGATATCCAAGCCGAGAGGCAGCAGTAGGGTGAGCAATGCCACCACCGTGGTTCCCAAGCCAGAGCCATAAAAGCTGCCCACCAACAAGCCGATCGCAGGCAAGCTAGTCCAAGGCACAGAAAGAGCCACCAGCAGGGGTGTACTGGTACTCAGAAGCAAAATCAGCAAATGGTCTCGCCGCCGGAGCCAATAGCGTCCCCGGTGGGGATTACAGAACCGCCGCTCCGCCAGCCAAAATATCCCCACAGCCACAGATACACTGACTCCGAGCCCCAAAAGTCCTGTCCAGTTAACCCCCCGCTTACTCAAACCGAAATGGTCTAACAGCACAAAATCAGCTTGAGTAATCACCTCCCCCTCACTGACGATTACTTCCCCCGCCTTAATCCGGATTTTGACGGTTTCCACCGCTTCGGCAGCTTGTTCGGCGCGAATCCGAGTAGCTTCGGGGTCTGGAGTGAGGTTGGGCTGGTCTAGAACTTCCAAGAGAATCTGAACCGCGATCGTCTGGGTTGATTCCGGTACTAAGGCTCGGACGTGAGCATTAATCGTGTTTTCCTGAATCTGTTTGGGCACTCCCGGCGCGATCCCCTGAATTCTGATCAGGGATGCAGCTTTCTCAATACCCTTCTTAGTGGCGGACCAATCCGCATCAGATATATCGAGAAAGCTGGCTTGGTAGATGGTGGCTTGCTCGCTCGTCAAGAGGAGTTCCATCGCTTGCCCGTAGGCATTGC contains:
- a CDS encoding HD family phosphohydrolase, which encodes MKTIPSLAKLLEQWRRPPKTETTETTETTETTETAETTVGRLLPPLGVDGQPTTSRRPTLRVGVAIAQTAEPSGQNLLTGQATPEVSIVRKPSSSARTDTQGRRSHRSASPSPTIGGVGGDAPEPAKGQKGPNCATVRVGKASPVSLVVVVVCLTAAIGNRFYNQPQLNVGTRAPATIHAPEEAEVRDEKTTEENRQAARVGAVPMLMMDNAVNDLMEKELQRLLAYGDRLRVKAGSIPFISTEILSLRTQRYLRRAHPWEWLAVLAAKNEKLPPNTAPKTTPDASSALPVLMQWVWQNKPLGAAGQEAERELRAYRARTNSAKLLALINEITAARNAYGQAMELLLTSEQATIYQASFLDISDADWSATKKGIEKAASLIRIQGIAPGVPKQIQENTINAHVRALVPESTQTIAVQILLEVLDQPNLTPDPEATRIRAEQAAEAVETVKIRIKAGEVIVSEGEVITQADFVLLDHFGLSKRGVNWTGLLGLGVSVSVAVGIFWLAERRFCNPHRGRYWLRRRDHLLILLLSTSTPLLVALSVPWTSLPAIGLLVGSFYGSGLGTTVVALLTLLLPLGLDIEVTHIVASAAGGLVGGAIAGRTRAREELAFLGLGVGLTQGVVHLVGSFILSATAGSVWYAVLAAAALQSLAGLAWSVIALGISPYLEQLFDLITPVRLAELSNPNRPTLKRLAAEAPGTFQHTLFVATLAEAAAKELGCNVELVRAGTLYHDIGKMHDPLGFIENQMGGPNKHDEINDPYKSAEIIKKHVTEGLVMAKKCRLPKAIQAFIPEHQGTMLISYFYHQAQQRAAELNLPPVQESDFRYDGPIPQSRETAILMLADSCEAALRSLQDATPEEALNMVNKILRARWQDNQLVDSGLKREEMPKIAEIFVRVWQQFHHKRIAYPKAALQPKGMG